One window of Oceanispirochaeta sp. M1 genomic DNA carries:
- a CDS encoding sugar phosphate isomerase/epimerase: MDRKIGIYYAYWADSWDVDFFPYIKKVKILGFDQLEIQAAAVADLDIEKRRDLKREADEQDITLSYGIGLTADNDVSSLHEETRIKGVEFMKRVIKAVSSIDGKMISGTVHSYWPAVPPQGLTDKQAVWDQSIKSMKELVKVAEDHDVILNVEVINRFEQFLLNTSEEAVKYVEQVGSPYCRILLDTFHMNIEEDSIEDAIKRCGPYLSALHIGETNRKPPGCGRMPWLEIKKALDDIQFTGSLVMEPFVLPGGQVGRDIALWRELMPGADLDEEAAKAVRFVRDTLC, translated from the coding sequence ATGGACCGTAAAATCGGAATATATTATGCCTATTGGGCGGATTCCTGGGATGTAGACTTCTTCCCCTATATTAAAAAAGTAAAGATCCTTGGATTTGATCAGCTTGAGATTCAAGCTGCTGCCGTAGCTGATCTTGATATAGAAAAACGTCGGGATCTGAAACGTGAGGCTGATGAACAGGATATCACTCTTTCCTATGGTATCGGGCTGACAGCCGATAATGATGTCTCATCTCTTCATGAGGAAACACGTATAAAGGGTGTCGAATTCATGAAAAGAGTGATTAAAGCAGTGTCATCGATAGATGGAAAAATGATCAGCGGAACAGTCCATAGCTATTGGCCGGCAGTTCCCCCTCAGGGTTTAACGGATAAACAAGCTGTATGGGATCAGAGCATCAAAAGTATGAAAGAGCTTGTAAAAGTTGCTGAAGATCATGATGTCATATTGAATGTGGAAGTTATTAATAGGTTTGAGCAGTTTTTGCTGAACACCAGTGAAGAAGCTGTCAAATATGTGGAGCAGGTTGGTAGTCCATACTGCCGAATCCTGTTGGATACTTTTCATATGAATATTGAAGAGGATTCCATTGAAGACGCAATAAAACGCTGCGGGCCATACCTTTCGGCTCTTCATATAGGAGAAACAAATCGTAAACCCCCGGGATGCGGAAGAATGCCATGGCTGGAAATAAAAAAGGCATTGGATGATATCCAATTTACCGGTTCCCTTGTTATGGAACCCTTTGTTCTGCCGGGAGGGCAGGTTGGTCGGGATATTGCCCTTTGGAGGGAGCTGATGCCCGGAGCTGATCTGGATGAGGAAGCTGCAAAGGCTGTCAGATTTGTGAGAGACACACTTTGTTAA